AAAAGACGAATAAAAGTATATACAGGCTTAGCTTGGTttactagggggtgccttgtttgatgaggcgggtttgagaaacaaaggaaaaaaatagctcaaatggttaagtcctaatgcctttagtccttactacttgtgcagttttcatctaaatatcaaAAGGTAGCCTCTCTATTTtagtaaaaatagtagaaagtgttctactttggtttataactcacattttaaagAGACTTTACAGAAGGATTTAAATTGaacatttccatcatacttacgtcatccaaactgatcaagttgagAGCAATTAAGTTTTCACATGTAAACATGTtgtatcctttttctaactcttccccaGGCAATCATATCTTTCATTTACTCAATTCTATCTGTTTGTTTGGTTTTTAAATCTGACATGTATGATTTCAATTAGGCTAACTGTAatgccccactttttgaaccctaattttcgaaccctaaagtacttgcatttaatgcttttattgtcgcgaagtccgtgaattaattggCGAATGAATTTGTTGTTGGATACTTTACGTGACCTAATTTGTtttttgagttggaattttgactGGGTCAACTTTGTGGAATATGTGACGTGGCTACTTTGAATAATTAATGAGGGGTGAAATTAAATGTTTGTGAATAATTGATAATCTATTATTAGGATTagaaattgtgaagtaaatcacaatgCGAATTTAAACAATTCatgtccgtgaggaatatttattggactcgattccgtgttggatccgataaattgaataaattatacaaaaaatcCAGTCCGGTGATAAATAAAGTGTTggctacacaatttaataatatacCGATACTTATAGCccaaatcaattttaaatttaatctcGTACTCCTAGTCTTGGTCACCAAGACTTTCCTTAgttacaaattaaattaatatgttGCAGAGATTCTCTCTCCTCCCTTACGCGGTTTCTCTTCCTTTCCATCCCTTTGATCTGCAAATGTAACTCCAAAGATAATGAGATTTGGTATATCACATTTAATTGATGAAATCAATTACCTATTTTACGTTCCCTCTCCCACGCTCAATAACCGCTCCTCCTCTGCAATCTGTTCCAAAATTAAACCACAATCAACTCTCGATTGTGAACCCATTTTGAACGGTATATTAGTCCCCATACCCTAATCCCTTTCCCTCACACAAATTCGCAGTCACCCACTCTCACTTTGAACCTCAAAATTTTCTCAAGCGGCGGAGGGAGCAGTAGGAAGAAGGAGCTCATCTTTTCCCCAACCAAATCCTAATTTCACCACGGTAATCATTCTTTTTTCACGTTCCTCCCTTGTTTTTCTGCGTAAGGTGAATTCTCATTTACACCAGAACCTCTTCTTGACAGAAATTTGAAACCAAATCCGGAAAGGGGGAAACCTGAAGCTTTGATCTTTTGTCTAAGCCGATCTGTTCAGCTAAGGTATGAACCTCTCCCTTTCTATTAATCCttcaaacatcaagcatatcgCTTATTGCGTCAATCGGAACCCGAGAACTGAATTAAAACAATCaacttaatcaaaatttaagaACTTATCTTACGGGGTTAATCGGGTAGAAACGAGGTTGTTCCGAGCGACGGCGGTGGACGCGTGTGACGAATCGGAGCCAGCAGCTGCATCGACTCTGGTGCAGCGGCAAATGGGAGAAACGATGGTCTCTGTTTTGGGACTCCAATTTTGTTTTGCTTCGTTTTGTTTTGTTTCGatcttttcttaaaaaaaaggGGCTgaagggggagagagagaggtggagTTGGGGTGTTCTGTTTGAAGAAATGCAGTGGAGAGCAAGAGAGAGTAGCCGATAGTTTTGAGAAAGGAGTAGGTACCATCTGTtcccttttaaaaaaaaattttccttttattttggtggatggaattaaaaaaaaatggaatggAGAGTAGACCACGTGTGTCATCTTTGGAGGAGAGTTTGTTttcctttatttatttcttactGACTTCTTTAAATATTTTAGTTGGTAGTTCTTCCTAAAAGAAAATGGGAGTTTTTGGAGGCTTATTAAAATGTAGTGTATTATGGGAAGGGGGTATACGTGTACTGTTTTGGAAAAGggagtggtttttttttttaatttcttttgctATATTCCTTTAAGTTCTGGAGTATTTGGTTTTAAAAGTAGAATGGCAGTAGTGTGTACGTGTCTTGAACTAGGAGCATACTCTTTGCTTTTTAAATCCTTTCTCTCTTATGTTTCTAAAGAATGGAAATTTTATTTAACGTATAGGCCAGCAAGCAGGCCGAGTTAGTTAATTCGTTGGACTGTTTTAATGGATTGGGCctgttttaatattttttcgTTGGGAAGCtggtatttataaaaataccTTAGCCTTTAATCGTGGAAAATTGGTAGTCTCGAACGaggaaaataataattgaagACATAGGAGGCATgcatcttattttttttttttttaaatgtgttgatttatgtattatctaaATGCTAAAGGTGAATCCTCGCGAGCGAAACGTGATATCAAGGGGAAGAAAAATACTTGTGATTtgagcagtcgaggtgggctttcttttaaataaggacgatgtcctaaatgttttttttatcaatgaaaatgaaatcgtgtttatcatgccttgtttgatttttaacgtgcctatctgatatggcttgaagccattattatataaatcgaattcgggtcctcgtagggctgcaaaccctacttggattagtgtacacctatggtagatcgtgtgctagcgtacgggctggccggtctagtgacctggtttgcggccgcattccttgtcatgtattggcagatatggttaacgtctatgggaaaatgactgcagtcgacttttacaatgagaaatgattttagtgcctcgggcctttctaaaagCTAAAACCCGATGGTTACTctcgtatggcatgataaataaaactctttattgaaaatgttttcggcatgagcccattgagtattatttttagtactcagccctgcatgtgttttccttatgtgcaggttgagcggcgacgagcggttggcggtgttgagcaaattaaatgaagaattaaacatttatatatatttttgactacgagtgtcgttgtgtcttcatacatgacgtcacttttctcttggatgcttccgctgaaaaCCGTTTTACTTATTGTTGAATTCTCTAAACTATTTTGATTTCGTTTAGAATCTAAAGACATGATATGTTTTGGAATACGTTGAACCCTCGTTATTTCGAAATAAATGGTGATAATTGTTTCCTCTATTTAGTCTATCTGTCAAAGCGTCGCTCTGCCTTTGCTTTTGATTATTTGTCGTTAAATACCTTGGTCAAACCccttttataaaaccctagtcctttttctttgattgtatttaagtccgtttaagtcgcgatcgccgcatttattataccctagaagggcggtcgtgacagtttggtatcagagcctcagttctttccgctctggacccaagagtcttgtttgagtAAAAATCAATGCATGTGTAATTTGATAAATTGATAAACATCGatagctcaacaccacaactcgtctccgcccaaccacgaagaaagAGGTAAAAATATTTTGTGAGTTTTGGATTTGATTAACCGAAGTTGAAATTCTCGATGGGAAACAAAGTTGAtatgatatttttgaaattttgcttGGAATACGAATTGATGAAAATGCATGGATATGAATTGATATTTGCGCTTATGCCCAAGATGATGAATGTTGTTATGCGATGAACTTGTATTTTACttgataaagaaaaaaaattggcaAATATGTGATAACTCTATATACGTTGGATGAATGAAGTTATATGATTGTGATTATTCAATTGCTTTATGAGACAATATGTGAAAGAACTTGAGCATGCTGCTATACATAATTGTAAATCATGTAtgaatgaaaattttgagataATGTCGAACGTGGAGGCACGAAAAGCCTAACGCAAGGCAAGCAACGCGTGGGAATATATCGCGACTTAGCGAAATACGAAAAAACGCACAAACCTTTTTGCCTCGAAAAAAAAAAGTCCATTCATTCTTGATATGATACTACCCTCACACCTCCATCGTTGgagatttatatatatatacgcaCCCATCACATTCTCAGCATCATTCGAAACCTCATACACTGTTATTTCTTTCGATCCTTGTGCTGATGCtgagtttttcttttttttagatgGCCCAACGGTATTATGCTCCGATGCGTAATCGCTACTCCAACGAAAGGGACCACCCGGTTGAGCGCTACCGAGATTACGAGTGGGACGGAAAGCTCTTCCTCATGTCCTACGTCACCGAGTTTTACAGTAAATGGATGAACGCCTATGCATATGGGGGAGCTACCCATCACGAGGGGAtccaaaagctcatccacacttTACCGTCTCCTTGGGACGAGTGGACCGCTCAGGCATCTCGGTTTTTCATATGGTATAGCCCGCCCGATTACACCGCGCGAGGAGATTTGGTTGGCCTTATAAAGGTGCTGCTTCCGGCCATGACAACGACATTTGATGGACCGCCACGTGATccacctccacatatctatccgCCGGGTACAGCCCGCATGCGGAAGTATCGATGCGACGAGGAGCCACACGTCTCCCGTGTTCCTAAGAGAAGGAGACTCGGGATGCGTGTCGCAGCCCCTCTAAgaatcgacagagaggtcaatgGGAGGTTTGGGATGACCCCTCCACCCGCGGGTGTCGAGGAGGAAAGTGAGGAAGAGGATCCCGAGGAAGAGGATCCCGAAGAGGATGATGACCCAATTAGAGAGAGCGTTGGAGAGACCGAGGAGAAGGAGGATGAGGATGGAAAGGATTAAACATAATAAATCTAGAATATTTTATTACGATTTCCCATGTTTTGATACTCTATTGTTTTGCTTGGCCTTGACATTTCTCTTTCCCGTTGTTTTACCTTCTGTTTTCGTTATGATGGAACTAAGACCTCTTCGAGGCAACATTTTGATATTTCTATGGGAAATTCTTGTCTTTTGCTATCCTATTGTGTAATGATTTGGTACCATCCTTTATTATCTTTTGTGCGATTATCTTTTGCTAGCCTATGGCGCAATGACCTCTTGCT
This genomic interval from Salvia splendens isolate huo1 chromosome 13, SspV2, whole genome shotgun sequence contains the following:
- the LOC121761519 gene encoding uncharacterized protein LOC121761519; translated protein: MAQRYYAPMRNRYSNERDHPVERYRDYEWDGKLFLMSYVTEFYSKWMNAYAYGGATHHEGIQKLIHTLPSPWDEWTAQASRFFIWYSPPDYTARGDLVGLIKVLLPAMTTTFDGPPRDPPPHIYPPGTARMRKYRCDEEPHVSRVPKRRRLGMRVAAPLRIDREVNGRFGMTPPPAGVEEESEEEDPEEEDPEEDDDPIRESVGETEEKEDEDGKD